One Thalassospira marina DNA window includes the following coding sequences:
- a CDS encoding tetratricopeptide repeat protein has protein sequence MAVIAGMAGMVRPAQAEVTDARITAEGTRDFNMVLDLRNSPDNSVMTNGRELIVRFSDPIGEFDLNSLIGQYPEQVLTVQTSYDVLLMEMAFDGKFDISQNDNQLAVHYTKPEKQAEAKPAPTTRIPLSDAENRAAETRRAIIEARARMELGQYGHAREILSAIIKNDPESVEARNALAEVEYRSGNWREAARQYGRVIAHNHDPAIVRARQDILKQNGAFIGGGAQYQDNGSSNTQIVGTVNGRAFIRDDLLLAMDVENRHIDADPFIQRNGDNRGFTGDRQKLALRLDQEISARTIWQYRAYATQKSPGIGAEWQYNILPGTVSLGADYHQPYWDQTSAVVQYGTRDSIAANYDITQADSWDIGIGTSLNNYGLDGDANLARTWRLEGYVRDSFDIYNFPVFAGYRLDAEYPLTQTDKTDAAGNGFSPLDVARREVHEFSMGHDIRLADYLTLSTGIAYSYDRYGEQGFGFTGALIGNLADQYETTLSFGHTANSSNSVGSSGSTFIGITIKQYF, from the coding sequence TTGGCGGTCATTGCCGGCATGGCCGGTATGGTGCGCCCTGCCCAGGCAGAGGTAACCGATGCGCGCATCACGGCCGAAGGCACACGCGATTTCAACATGGTGCTGGACCTGCGCAATTCGCCAGACAATTCCGTGATGACCAATGGCCGCGAACTGATTGTGCGCTTCAGCGACCCGATTGGCGAATTTGACCTTAACAGCCTGATTGGCCAATACCCCGAACAGGTCCTGACTGTTCAGACCAGCTATGACGTGCTGTTAATGGAAATGGCCTTTGACGGGAAATTCGATATTTCCCAGAATGATAACCAGCTTGCCGTTCATTACACCAAACCCGAAAAACAGGCCGAAGCCAAACCGGCCCCGACAACGCGCATCCCGCTAAGCGATGCCGAAAACCGCGCGGCGGAAACCCGGCGCGCCATTATCGAGGCCCGGGCCCGCATGGAACTGGGCCAATATGGCCATGCCCGCGAAATTCTAAGCGCAATCATTAAAAACGATCCCGAAAGTGTCGAGGCCCGCAACGCCCTGGCCGAGGTGGAATATCGCAGTGGCAACTGGCGCGAAGCCGCCCGGCAATATGGCCGGGTCATTGCCCATAACCACGACCCCGCCATTGTTCGTGCCCGACAGGATATTTTAAAACAAAACGGCGCCTTTATCGGTGGCGGCGCCCAATATCAGGACAATGGCAGCAGCAACACCCAGATCGTTGGCACCGTGAATGGCCGGGCTTTTATCCGCGATGATCTGTTGCTGGCAATGGATGTGGAAAACCGCCATATCGATGCCGACCCGTTCATTCAGCGGAATGGTGATAATCGCGGTTTTACCGGCGACCGGCAAAAACTTGCCCTGCGGCTGGACCAGGAAATATCTGCGCGCACCATTTGGCAATATCGCGCTTACGCCACCCAGAAATCACCGGGTATCGGGGCTGAATGGCAATATAACATTCTGCCCGGCACGGTTTCGCTGGGCGCGGATTACCATCAACCCTATTGGGACCAGACCAGCGCGGTTGTGCAATATGGCACGCGCGACAGCATTGCCGCCAATTACGATATCACCCAGGCCGATAGCTGGGATATCGGCATTGGCACATCACTGAACAATTACGGGCTGGATGGGGATGCAAATCTGGCGCGCACCTGGCGCCTTGAAGGATATGTGCGCGACAGTTTCGATATTTACAATTTCCCGGTTTTTGCCGGTTACCGCCTTGATGCGGAATATCCCCTAACCCAAACCGACAAAACCGACGCCGCAGGAAACGGCTTTAGCCCGCTTGATGTCGCCCGGCGCGAAGTTCACGAATTTTCCATGGGTCACGATATTCGCCTTGCCGATTATCTGACCCTGTCAACCGGCATTGCATACAGCTATGACCGCTACGGCGAACAGGGTTTCGGTTTTACCGGCGCGCTGATCGGCAATCTGGCGGACCAGTATGAAACAACGCTGTCATTCGGCCACACGGCGAATTCGTCAAACAGTGTCGGCAGCAGCGGTTCCACCTTTATCGGTATCACGATCAAACAGTATTTCTAG
- a CDS encoding tetratricopeptide repeat protein produces the protein MTGAVITSGMLLVPSKRELANIYFRDKDFVKSRAFYEEEYAAGNRSIDVYGALSRIYLQNGEIDRAITLFEELRNQNPTSVRILSDLGTLYQYAQRPDDYTATLEALRDIAPTETLLRNLSNIYNFKGRYRDQIGVLRELADRGWATDNDLVSIVYLYASLGDPTKSVDYVEELLNRPNGFSPRLAELKLRLLFDTGQPARAHDFAVEWMRKAPVFATARVITSLYQTRAQTAQLLDVLETLRTIPAQKIQPLEILYASILLDANRIADAREVLAPYIAENSLNDDGWAVAIRAAIGAGDLQGAIAYLGKHPDASPPDLMTYGLEIALQRGDLQSASAFADHIPEDIRLTAPVLWARYAVLRNDQPDIGKWIKLALAQKNMAFTNRYDLAILLNDLGRTSDLLPVLDELARTTPLDGDIFSIANLYVALGQAEHGLPLLRPALEGNPVFRNQAALALLNAATGRGDLAQKWLASANSTDLDADLLSTLYGTAAQGKAYGFAELLAREMTRRQPSLENQLLVLEAIWQQNDIARLNAALDALPVAQNMPVGDTTRLAQFMMDVNQPARAYALARGYGAEFPSHADLADIWVSAALATGHMQELFDTLAGINLPPRDMSQATFSAYIEAATTLDKTAPLHEDILARYDELPSWLRSLLIDRALDTGDIRFAQSYLQREMTLRDGELWVYLASARAEFADKHFDTARAMLQKSLQHLSASTPQSLLQMARIWQIIGATDTANTTNPATAANATTTGPNAGLDRDAMAALGKILDVLAQAKTLDDGSLPEAALLFRTLDRRTDGLAFIKRVAPQPRSYSGALAQAILAISPTTPKDIRDWIATYKWQADQIGDLATLQGLASQSGDLATEIIATQKQFDLGPDNPAIRFALADARLRNGDIATAMDLAKALPLSNPDYRNLYTETLRQSVNAGGPGRKELVVLLAQDLKDSTEPRKTQLVYDLIGLKAYDTVLPELAQRADQSIEWGNYYFDALNALGRGKEALAYLAKQADAPGLANRERQEIAFRLLSAGEKTAASRIFQNVAAQSGPDSEAAKTLLYLWGPRLTDQQADWITDRISQTSGKTRLAWLEIAGNAFAPDRANKILGQYAGQYGTDPKFVEQLVATYQKAGNRAALLGLLDDQRKQAASDPVRLKTLLAAAQANNFEGLAQQIAERLTVIDRTAPEPFRIMGQLAFSREQFDNARAYLERYLALAPAGDFESYYQLAESNDRLGRQKAASQNYRKSLDLLRTQKNPTFYMRHLEGLLLQRLQRYDEAVAIFSQLLRENPGDAGVIADIAETRLLQRSPQRALQQVRGK, from the coding sequence ATGACTGGCGCGGTTATTACGTCCGGCATGCTGTTGGTGCCGTCCAAACGCGAATTGGCCAATATCTATTTCCGCGACAAGGATTTTGTTAAATCCCGCGCCTTTTACGAAGAAGAATATGCCGCAGGCAATCGCAGCATCGATGTCTATGGCGCGCTATCGCGTATTTACCTGCAAAATGGCGAAATTGACCGCGCCATTACCCTGTTTGAAGAACTGCGCAACCAGAACCCGACATCGGTGCGCATCCTTTCGGATCTGGGCACCCTTTACCAATATGCCCAGCGGCCCGATGACTACACCGCAACGCTGGAAGCCCTGCGCGACATTGCGCCCACCGAAACGCTGCTGCGTAACCTGTCGAACATTTATAACTTCAAGGGTCGCTATCGCGATCAAATCGGCGTTCTGCGCGAACTGGCCGATCGCGGCTGGGCCACCGACAATGACCTGGTGTCGATTGTTTATCTGTATGCCAGCCTGGGCGACCCAACAAAATCGGTCGATTATGTTGAAGAACTGCTAAACCGCCCCAATGGTTTCAGCCCGCGCCTAGCCGAACTGAAATTACGCCTGCTGTTTGATACCGGCCAACCTGCCCGCGCCCATGATTTTGCCGTTGAATGGATGCGCAAGGCGCCTGTTTTTGCCACCGCGCGGGTAATTACCAGCCTGTATCAAACGCGCGCGCAAACCGCGCAATTACTTGATGTGCTTGAAACATTGCGCACCATCCCGGCGCAAAAAATTCAGCCGCTGGAAATTCTATATGCATCCATCCTGCTTGATGCCAACCGCATTGCCGATGCCAGGGAAGTACTGGCCCCCTATATTGCCGAGAACAGCCTGAATGACGATGGCTGGGCCGTTGCCATTCGTGCGGCCATTGGCGCAGGCGACTTGCAAGGTGCGATTGCCTATCTTGGCAAGCATCCCGATGCCAGCCCGCCTGATTTGATGACATACGGGCTGGAAATTGCCCTGCAACGTGGGGATTTGCAAAGTGCCAGCGCCTTTGCCGACCATATCCCCGAAGATATTCGCCTAACGGCACCGGTCTTGTGGGCGCGGTATGCCGTGCTGCGTAATGACCAGCCCGATATCGGCAAATGGATCAAACTGGCCCTTGCGCAAAAGAACATGGCCTTTACCAACCGCTATGATCTGGCGATCCTGCTTAATGACCTGGGCCGCACCAGCGACCTGTTACCGGTGCTTGATGAACTGGCGCGCACCACGCCGCTTGATGGCGATATTTTCAGTATCGCCAACCTTTATGTTGCACTGGGCCAGGCCGAACATGGCCTGCCCCTGTTGCGGCCCGCCCTGGAAGGCAACCCGGTATTTCGCAATCAGGCGGCACTGGCACTGCTAAATGCCGCCACCGGGCGCGGCGATCTGGCACAAAAATGGCTGGCATCGGCAAACAGCACCGACCTGGACGCCGACTTGCTTTCAACGCTTTATGGCACGGCTGCACAGGGCAAGGCCTATGGTTTTGCCGAACTTCTTGCCCGCGAAATGACCCGGCGTCAGCCAAGTCTGGAAAACCAGTTGCTGGTGCTTGAAGCGATCTGGCAGCAAAACGATATTGCCCGTCTTAATGCCGCACTTGATGCATTGCCGGTCGCGCAAAACATGCCCGTTGGCGATACAACGCGCCTGGCGCAATTCATGATGGATGTTAACCAGCCCGCGCGGGCCTATGCACTGGCGCGCGGCTATGGTGCCGAATTCCCGTCACATGCCGATCTAGCCGATATCTGGGTATCTGCCGCCCTTGCAACGGGCCATATGCAGGAATTGTTTGATACGCTTGCCGGCATAAACCTGCCGCCCCGTGACATGTCGCAGGCAACCTTCAGCGCCTATATCGAGGCGGCAACGACACTCGATAAAACAGCACCGCTACATGAAGATATTCTGGCGCGTTATGATGAATTGCCATCGTGGTTACGCTCGCTTCTGATTGATCGTGCCCTTGATACCGGCGATATCCGTTTTGCCCAATCCTATCTGCAGCGCGAAATGACGCTGCGTGATGGCGAATTGTGGGTTTACCTTGCCAGTGCGCGGGCCGAATTTGCCGACAAGCATTTTGATACCGCGCGCGCCATGCTGCAAAAATCCCTGCAGCATTTAAGCGCCAGCACCCCGCAATCATTGCTGCAAATGGCGCGGATTTGGCAAATTATCGGTGCAACCGACACGGCAAATACGACAAATCCCGCCACTGCTGCCAACGCAACCACCACCGGCCCCAATGCCGGGCTGGACCGCGATGCCATGGCGGCACTGGGTAAAATCCTTGATGTGCTGGCACAGGCCAAAACGCTGGATGATGGCAGCCTGCCCGAAGCCGCCCTTCTGTTTCGCACCCTTGATCGCCGCACGGACGGGCTGGCCTTTATCAAACGGGTTGCGCCCCAGCCGCGCAGCTATAGCGGGGCACTGGCACAGGCCATTCTGGCCATTTCGCCAACCACACCCAAGGATATACGCGACTGGATTGCCACCTATAAATGGCAGGCTGACCAAATTGGCGATCTGGCAACCCTGCAGGGCCTTGCCAGCCAGTCGGGCGACCTGGCAACCGAAATTATTGCAACCCAAAAGCAGTTTGACCTTGGCCCGGATAACCCCGCCATTCGCTTTGCCCTGGCCGATGCCCGACTGCGCAACGGCGATATTGCCACGGCCATGGACCTGGCAAAGGCATTGCCCCTGTCCAACCCGGATTACCGCAACCTTTACACCGAAACCCTGCGTCAAAGCGTGAATGCCGGTGGCCCCGGCCGCAAGGAACTGGTTGTTCTTCTGGCACAGGATCTTAAAGACAGCACCGAACCGCGCAAAACCCAGTTGGTTTATGACCTGATCGGGTTGAAGGCCTATGACACCGTGCTGCCAGAACTGGCACAGCGTGCCGATCAGTCCATCGAATGGGGCAATTATTATTTCGATGCCCTCAATGCCCTGGGCCGAGGCAAGGAAGCACTGGCCTATCTGGCAAAGCAGGCCGATGCACCGGGCCTTGCAAATCGCGAACGCCAGGAAATTGCCTTCCGCCTGTTATCGGCTGGTGAAAAAACTGCGGCATCGCGCATTTTCCAGAATGTCGCGGCGCAATCCGGCCCCGATAGTGAGGCCGCAAAAACCCTGCTTTATCTGTGGGGGCCACGCCTGACGGACCAGCAGGCAGACTGGATCACGGATCGCATCAGCCAAACCAGCGGCAAAACACGGCTGGCATGGCTTGAAATTGCCGGTAATGCCTTTGCCCCGGACCGGGCAAATAAAATTCTGGGGCAATATGCCGGCCAATATGGCACCGACCCCAAATTTGTCGAACAGTTGGTGGCAACCTATCAAAAGGCGGGGAACCGCGCGGCCCTTCTGGGCCTGCTTGATGACCAGCGCAAACAGGCCGCAAGCGACCCCGTGCGCCTTAAAACCCTGCTGGCTGCAGCACAGGCCAACAATTTTGAAGGACTGGCACAGCAAATTGCCGAACGCCTGACCGTGATTGACCGCACCGCGCCCGAACCGTTCCGCATCATGGGGCAGCTTGCTTTCAGCCGTGAACAGTTTGACAATGCGCGCGCCTATCTTGAACGCTATCTGGCGCTGGCACCTGCGGGGGATTTTGAAAGCTATTACCAGCTTGCCGAATCAAACGACCGGCTGGGCCGCCAGAAGGCCGCCAGCCAGAATTACCGCAAATCGCTGGATCTGCTGCGCACACAGAAAAACCCGACCTTCTATATGCGCCATCTTGAAGGGCTGCTGTTGCAGCGCCTGCAGCGCTATGACGAGGCCGTTGCCATTTTCAGCCAGCTTTTGCGCGAAAACCCGGGGGATGCCGGTGTGATTGCCGACATTGCCGAAACGCGATTGTTACAACGATCGCCCCAGCGAGCCTTGCAGCAGGTGCGCGGGAAATAG
- a CDS encoding polysaccharide deacetylase family protein, protein MASFFKIFRQVIICFIVLAPISLAQARPVSREIASVYYSPEDPKPRFTAGHALAETVLNFLGLTVTHFDLGKGLPKFNDPHEYRGILVWMEIDRLPDPEGFLKWLDAQMNAGTRVVMLGDWSFLQDLNGKTVPLTLVNRVLNRLGGQFDGDWEQFTFDYSLKHFDPDMTDYEADIVKPLPTFYGVSRASSGSTPFVTASPPQSNSEFVLGAFGPSGGFVQDGYAVRIGRNEHDRKWILNPFKFFSRAFNLEDFPKIDTTTLMGRRIYYSHIDGDGWRNLSEIRGDDDQPLLDSEVVYRDLIKPFPDLPVSVAPIAADLDPNWAGTKRTGDIERKFCALPQVEAASHTYTHPFQWSYFDNYSSKRESRDFGQNGSDIPKRVLEFLGIADDIDASDTGLKKSYELPRAYIRRPFDLHQEIVEAADYISTFCPPGKKVELIQWSGDTSPFEAAIAMADSIDLPNLNGGDSRWDPDYPSLAWVAPVGMRVGKTVQVYASNSNENTYTRLWSDRYFGFRYLSSTIENTESPIRLRPFNIYYHMYSGEKVASRNAVLSNLELARKSSIIPISASRYARLGKGFFTAEIEKTKNGNWQIRNRGTAGTVRFDNGKHLAVDFSNSYGVIGQTHYQGSLYISLDEAVETPVISVKTSDTEARYPVASQPYIVSSRWRAWDLQNTNGALHMKLQGFGKGEMQWRTRPSAKFKLYVPASGERPEWTETVSADANGMLTYTIPLDGISGAELTLEPVTE, encoded by the coding sequence TTGGCCTCATTTTTTAAAATTTTCCGGCAAGTTATTATCTGCTTTATTGTACTTGCACCTATTTCGCTGGCACAGGCGCGCCCTGTCTCGCGCGAGATTGCATCGGTTTATTATTCCCCCGAAGACCCCAAACCCCGCTTTACCGCGGGCCATGCCCTAGCGGAAACAGTCCTGAATTTTCTGGGGCTGACCGTAACCCATTTTGACCTGGGCAAGGGTTTGCCGAAATTTAATGACCCACATGAATATCGCGGCATTCTGGTCTGGATGGAAATTGACCGCCTGCCGGACCCCGAAGGCTTTTTAAAATGGCTTGATGCCCAGATGAATGCCGGCACCCGGGTTGTGATGCTGGGCGACTGGTCCTTTTTGCAGGACCTGAACGGCAAAACCGTTCCCCTGACATTGGTGAACCGGGTTTTGAACCGTTTGGGCGGGCAGTTTGATGGCGACTGGGAACAGTTCACCTTTGATTACAGCCTGAAGCATTTTGACCCCGACATGACGGATTACGAAGCCGACATTGTCAAACCGTTGCCAACTTTTTACGGGGTCAGTCGTGCATCAAGCGGTTCAACACCGTTTGTCACGGCATCACCACCGCAATCAAACAGCGAATTTGTGCTCGGTGCCTTTGGCCCGTCGGGCGGATTTGTGCAGGACGGTTACGCGGTTCGCATTGGCCGAAACGAACATGACCGGAAATGGATTCTTAACCCGTTCAAGTTCTTTTCACGTGCTTTCAACCTCGAAGATTTCCCGAAAATAGATACCACCACCCTGATGGGGCGGCGGATTTATTATTCGCATATTGATGGCGATGGCTGGCGAAACCTTAGCGAAATTCGCGGCGATGATGACCAGCCCCTGCTTGATTCCGAAGTTGTCTATCGCGACCTGATCAAACCTTTTCCCGACCTGCCGGTATCGGTCGCCCCCATCGCGGCAGACCTTGATCCGAACTGGGCTGGCACCAAGCGCACCGGCGATATCGAACGCAAATTTTGCGCCCTGCCCCAGGTCGAGGCGGCATCGCACACCTACACCCACCCCTTTCAGTGGAGCTATTTCGACAATTATTCGTCGAAACGTGAATCTCGCGATTTTGGCCAGAATGGCAGCGACATTCCCAAGCGGGTGCTGGAATTTCTGGGGATCGCGGATGACATTGATGCATCCGATACGGGTTTGAAAAAATCCTATGAATTGCCGCGCGCCTATATTCGCCGTCCGTTCGACCTGCATCAGGAAATTGTCGAAGCCGCCGATTATATCTCGACCTTCTGCCCGCCCGGCAAAAAGGTGGAACTGATCCAGTGGTCGGGAGATACATCGCCTTTTGAAGCCGCCATTGCCATGGCTGACAGCATTGATCTGCCCAATCTGAATGGAGGTGACAGCCGCTGGGACCCGGATTATCCATCGCTGGCATGGGTGGCACCGGTGGGCATGCGTGTGGGCAAAACCGTGCAGGTTTACGCATCAAACAGCAACGAAAACACCTATACGCGCCTGTGGTCGGACCGTTATTTCGGTTTCCGCTATCTTTCCAGCACGATTGAAAATACCGAAAGCCCCATTCGCCTGCGGCCCTTCAACATCTATTACCACATGTATTCGGGCGAAAAGGTCGCCAGCCGCAATGCTGTGCTTTCCAACCTGGAACTGGCGCGCAAATCATCCATCATTCCCATATCGGCCAGCCGTTACGCCCGCCTGGGCAAGGGCTTTTTCACCGCCGAGATTGAAAAAACCAAGAATGGCAACTGGCAGATCCGCAATCGTGGCACGGCCGGTACAGTGCGCTTTGACAATGGCAAACATCTGGCCGTTGATTTTTCAAATTCCTATGGTGTGATCGGCCAGACCCATTATCAGGGCAGCCTTTACATCTCGCTTGATGAAGCGGTTGAAACACCGGTTATTTCCGTAAAAACCAGCGATACCGAGGCCAGATACCCCGTTGCCAGCCAGCCCTATATTGTTTCAAGCCGCTGGCGGGCCTGGGACCTTCAAAATACCAATGGCGCACTTCATATGAAGTTACAGGGTTTTGGCAAAGGCGAAATGCAATGGCGCACCCGCCCGTCTGCCAAATTCAAACTGTATGTTCCCGCCAGCGGCGAACGGCCCGAATGGACCGAAACCGTGTCGGCCGATGCCAATGGCATGCTGACCTACACCATCCCGCTTGATGGCATTTCCGGTGCCGAACTTACGCTTGAACCCGTAACGGAATAG
- the fdhD gene encoding formate dehydrogenase accessory sulfurtransferase FdhD — MFDNRSFDPAVAITDQDAGTDALFLQPEVPAALVFNGKSHAVMMTSPYDLEDFVTGFCLSEGIINDMSQIRIQDVRATLRGYVIEAELDEDCVDALSDRQRTLEGRSGCGLCGVQSLEAIPAEAPRKVTPGNMPQNVVLAAIDDLPNYQSRNKAGGGLLHASAFADASGNILLAREDIGRHNALDKVLGAIARQNIDPVGGFILMTSRCSYEIVTKTVQCGIGGLVTLSGPTLTAVNLARQAGLTLICRERRGLFRRFA, encoded by the coding sequence ATGTTTGACAATCGCAGCTTTGATCCTGCGGTTGCCATTACTGATCAGGATGCCGGTACGGACGCCCTTTTTCTACAGCCCGAAGTGCCCGCAGCACTGGTTTTTAACGGCAAATCCCATGCCGTGATGATGACGTCACCTTACGATCTGGAAGATTTCGTGACTGGCTTCTGCCTGAGCGAAGGCATCATCAACGATATGTCGCAAATCAGAATTCAGGATGTTCGCGCTACCCTGCGGGGTTACGTGATCGAGGCGGAATTGGACGAAGACTGCGTCGATGCGCTAAGCGACCGGCAACGCACCCTTGAGGGCCGGTCAGGCTGCGGGTTATGCGGTGTGCAATCGCTTGAAGCCATCCCGGCAGAGGCCCCGCGCAAGGTTACCCCCGGCAACATGCCGCAAAATGTGGTGCTGGCCGCCATCGATGACCTGCCAAACTATCAAAGCCGCAACAAGGCCGGTGGCGGGTTGCTTCATGCCAGCGCCTTTGCCGATGCCAGCGGCAACATCCTGCTCGCGCGCGAGGATATCGGCCGTCATAACGCCCTTGATAAGGTTTTGGGTGCCATCGCCCGACAAAATATCGACCCGGTCGGTGGTTTCATCCTTATGACCAGCCGGTGTTCCTATGAAATTGTCACCAAAACCGTGCAATGCGGTATTGGCGGGCTTGTCACCCTTTCCGGCCCTACATTAACGGCGGTCAATCTGGCACGGCAGGCGGGTTTAACCCTGATCTGCCGGGAAAGACGCGGTCTTTTCCGCCGCTTTGCCTGA
- a CDS encoding formate dehydrogenase subunit delta translates to MKSEKLVYMANQIATFFKSQPAETAVPGISGHINDFWEPRMRSALFAHIEKGGDGLDPLVLAAAPHIRKVKEPA, encoded by the coding sequence ATGAAGTCCGAAAAACTCGTTTACATGGCCAACCAGATTGCCACCTTTTTCAAATCCCAACCGGCTGAAACCGCCGTGCCGGGGATTTCCGGGCATATCAATGATTTTTGGGAACCGCGTATGCGAAGCGCGCTTTTTGCCCATATCGAAAAAGGCGGCGACGGCCTTGATCCGCTGGTGCTGGCGGCAGCCCCGCACATTCGCAAGGTCAAAGAACCCGCCTGA